One window of Mesorhizobium sp. PAMC28654 genomic DNA carries:
- a CDS encoding IclR family transcriptional regulator C-terminal domain-containing protein, whose product MDEEAATRDHVGSLERGLAVMEILARHPSGMTLTEMADEAGLTRAGARRFLLTLVATGYATQAGRVFSLSPRLLTVARTWLGGASLWTFAAPIMRVVAAQLNEACSAAILSGQDVVYVARIPGRRILSVSLDVGTRLPAYCTSMGRILLAGLTSAELNTFLDQAAIERRTPKTITDIRLLAEAIGKAKTDGFAIVDEELELGLRSIAVPIRDRAERTVAAINVSTQSARFSVAEMEKEILPALLEARQRIEDFFVV is encoded by the coding sequence ATGGACGAAGAAGCCGCTACCCGTGACCATGTCGGCTCGCTTGAGCGCGGCCTTGCCGTCATGGAGATATTGGCCCGGCATCCCTCGGGCATGACGCTGACCGAAATGGCTGACGAAGCCGGCCTGACCCGCGCCGGCGCCCGGCGCTTCCTGCTGACGCTGGTCGCCACCGGCTATGCGACGCAAGCCGGTCGCGTGTTTTCACTGTCGCCGCGCCTGCTGACGGTTGCCCGCACATGGCTCGGCGGCGCCTCGCTGTGGACCTTCGCCGCGCCCATCATGCGCGTGGTTGCCGCGCAGCTGAACGAGGCCTGCTCGGCGGCCATTCTTTCAGGTCAGGATGTCGTCTATGTCGCGCGCATCCCGGGCCGCCGCATCCTCAGCGTCTCGCTCGATGTCGGCACCAGGCTGCCCGCCTATTGCACCTCGATGGGGCGGATCCTGCTTGCTGGGCTGACATCTGCGGAACTCAACACATTTCTCGACCAGGCGGCGATCGAGAGACGAACGCCGAAGACGATCACCGACATCAGGCTGCTGGCCGAAGCCATCGGCAAGGCGAAGACGGACGGTTTCGCCATCGTCGACGAGGAGCTGGAACTCGGCCTGCGCTCGATCGCCGTGCCGATCCGCGACCGCGCCGAACGCACGGTCGCGGCCATCAATGTGTCGACGCAGTCGGCGCGGTTTTCGGTCGCGGAGATGGAAAAGGAAATTCTGCCGGCGCTGCTTGAGGCCAGGCAGCGGATTGAAGACTTCTTTGTGGTTTAG
- a CDS encoding CoA transferase subunit A, with the protein MVKFLPLKEAVAENLKDGDTVAFEGFTHLIPTAAAHEAIRQGFRDLTLIRMTPDLIYDQMIGMGMAKKIVFSYVGNPGVGLLRRARDAIENGFPRPLEIEEHSHAGMANAYEAGAAGLPCAVFRGYRGAGLAAVNPNIRSITCPFTGEVLAAVPSIRPDVTFIHAQKADRKGNVLVEGIIGIQKEAVLAAKRAVVTVEEMVDNFDDLHPNLTVLPRWTISAISVVPGGSHPSYAHGYYARDNAAYLEWDEIAADREKFQAWMQVNVMEKSADDFPDRVEHLRKTA; encoded by the coding sequence ATGGTCAAGTTCCTGCCGCTCAAAGAGGCCGTTGCCGAGAATCTCAAGGATGGCGACACCGTTGCCTTCGAGGGCTTCACCCATCTGATCCCGACGGCGGCGGCGCATGAGGCGATCCGCCAGGGTTTTCGCGACCTGACGCTGATCCGCATGACGCCGGACTTGATCTACGACCAGATGATCGGCATGGGCATGGCGAAGAAGATTGTCTTCTCCTATGTCGGCAATCCCGGCGTCGGCCTGCTACGGCGCGCCCGCGACGCCATCGAGAACGGTTTTCCGCGTCCGCTCGAGATCGAGGAGCACAGCCACGCCGGCATGGCCAATGCCTATGAAGCCGGTGCCGCCGGCCTGCCATGCGCCGTGTTCCGGGGGTATCGCGGCGCGGGGCTGGCGGCGGTCAATCCCAACATCAGATCGATCACATGCCCGTTCACCGGCGAGGTCCTGGCCGCCGTCCCCTCGATCCGGCCTGATGTGACCTTCATTCATGCGCAGAAGGCGGACCGGAAAGGCAATGTGCTGGTTGAGGGCATCATCGGCATCCAGAAGGAAGCGGTGCTGGCGGCCAAGCGCGCGGTGGTGACGGTGGAGGAAATGGTCGACAATTTCGACGACCTGCATCCCAACCTCACCGTGCTGCCGCGCTGGACGATATCAGCGATATCCGTCGTGCCCGGTGGCTCCCATCCATCCTACGCGCATGGCTACTATGCGCGTGACAATGCCGCGTATCTGGAATGGGACGAGATCGCCGCCGATCGGGAAAAATTCCAGGCGTGGATGCAGGTGAACGTCATGGAGAAGAGCGCCGACGATTTCCCTGATAGAGTCGAGCATCTGAGGAAAACGGCATGA
- a CDS encoding CoA-transferase subunit beta, with protein MSDNHNPLGFTPNEMMTIAASRALGNDDVCFVGIGAPSAACNVARLTHGPDITLIYESGTIGTAPQVLPLSIGDGELCETAITTVAVPEMFRYWLQGGRISIGFLGAAQLDKFGNINTTVIGDYFHPKTRLPGGGGAPEIATSSKEIYITMAQTRRGMVEKIDFFTSFGHGEGGDHRKRLGIDTAGPTLLITDLAIWKPDPVTKEFTVVSLHPGVTRQQVQETCGWVVKFAEALDETPAPSELELKTLRDLQARTKAAHEGTGKEKAA; from the coding sequence ATGAGCGACAATCACAACCCCTTGGGCTTCACCCCCAACGAGATGATGACGATCGCCGCCAGCCGCGCGCTGGGGAATGACGATGTCTGCTTCGTCGGTATCGGCGCGCCGTCCGCCGCCTGCAATGTGGCGCGGCTGACGCATGGGCCCGATATCACGCTGATCTATGAGAGCGGCACGATCGGTACCGCTCCGCAAGTGCTGCCGCTGTCGATCGGCGATGGCGAATTGTGCGAAACCGCCATTACCACCGTCGCGGTGCCGGAGATGTTCCGGTACTGGCTGCAGGGTGGCCGCATCTCGATCGGCTTCCTGGGTGCGGCGCAGCTCGACAAGTTCGGCAACATCAACACCACGGTCATCGGCGACTATTTTCATCCCAAGACCAGGCTGCCCGGCGGCGGCGGCGCGCCGGAGATCGCTACGTCGTCGAAGGAGATCTACATCACCATGGCGCAGACCAGGCGCGGCATGGTCGAGAAGATCGACTTCTTCACCTCCTTCGGCCATGGCGAGGGCGGCGATCATCGCAAGCGACTTGGCATCGACACCGCCGGTCCGACCTTGCTGATCACGGATCTCGCTATCTGGAAGCCGGACCCTGTGACCAAGGAATTCACGGTCGTGTCGCTGCATCCGGGCGTTACACGCCAGCAGGTGCAGGAGACCTGTGGCTGGGTTGTAAAGTTCGCGGAGGCGCTTGACGAAACACCGGCGCCAAGCGAACTCGAACTGAAGACATTGCGCGACCTGCAGGCCCGCACCAAGGCGGCGCATGAAGGAACCGGAAAAGAGAAAGCTGCCTGA